In Desulfomonilia bacterium, one genomic interval encodes:
- a CDS encoding TIGR03936 family radical SAM-associated protein — protein MEIKGLEQVLKPGRYTGGEVNQAARSDSEVKLRFALAFPDAYEIGMSHSGQKILYHILNSIEGVWAQRVFAPWPDMVSLLEKNGEPLFSLEEKRPLGMFDIVGFSLMHELSYTTVLKMLRLSGIPLYAADRKKTDPIIIAGGTCTSSPAPYLPFFDLIVIGDGEEVVAEIARICLDTEDRDERMEAMSGLAGVYMQGSSARPVRRILPDLDKYPFPSDIIVPNINIVHDRLGVEVARGCTRGCRFCQAGIIYRPYRERSFGSVMDTFRKGLKATGYDNLAMTALSITDLSYLADIMESLNCPSREISLGVPSMRVEGMTERMADIISSVKKPGFTLAVEAATERLRTVINKGNTEDDLLRSIGIIKKQGWKLIKLYFMIGLPTETDADVEAIVRLSRKIANAFRGGVNVSVSTFIPKTFTPFQWEAQIDPVRLNEILRYFKGELRDRKISLKWTEPGFSVLEGVFSRGDKRLAGVIEKASGLGAYLDGWSDTFRNDVWMKTFDEEGIDPEDYLRKRPLNETQPWEFIDMGIKRDFLIHERELAYTAEQSPDCREDACLGCGVCEGDIRNIIRGPAEKIELFSEKAQGRFPYVIGFSKMGALSLIGNRDFIEMMKRAVRRAGLRASYSEGFSPAMRLTLLPPVSLGIASEDEYMQLDLADDLSAEEVYAMLSGHMPEGSIMKTCEKGRLKQVASYTFRLVRPLKLNLPEGAAIRKGEAELAVKDYLEQYNETTLKIRFAGGRTISPVLLIDTFGEEKLLPSEIFKTETTFSV, from the coding sequence ATGGAAATCAAAGGACTCGAACAGGTCTTGAAACCCGGCCGCTATACCGGCGGAGAGGTGAACCAGGCCGCAAGGTCTGACTCTGAAGTAAAACTCCGCTTTGCCCTGGCCTTTCCCGACGCCTATGAAATAGGCATGTCGCATTCGGGACAGAAGATACTGTACCATATCCTCAATTCGATCGAGGGCGTATGGGCGCAGCGCGTCTTTGCACCCTGGCCCGACATGGTTTCGCTCCTTGAAAAAAACGGCGAACCCCTTTTCTCGCTGGAAGAAAAAAGGCCTCTTGGAATGTTTGATATCGTTGGTTTTTCCCTCATGCACGAGCTTTCATACACAACGGTGCTTAAAATGCTGAGACTCTCAGGCATTCCACTTTATGCAGCGGACCGCAAAAAGACCGACCCCATAATTATCGCAGGCGGAACATGCACATCCAGCCCTGCCCCTTACTTACCATTCTTCGACCTGATCGTAATCGGCGACGGCGAAGAGGTCGTGGCTGAAATAGCGCGGATATGCCTTGATACAGAAGACCGGGACGAACGCATGGAAGCGATGAGCGGGCTTGCAGGCGTTTACATGCAGGGCTCGTCCGCCAGACCGGTCCGCAGGATACTGCCTGACCTTGATAAATACCCTTTCCCGTCGGACATCATCGTTCCCAATATTAATATAGTCCATGACAGGCTGGGAGTGGAAGTCGCGAGAGGCTGCACAAGGGGGTGCCGCTTCTGTCAGGCGGGCATTATTTACAGGCCATACAGGGAACGTTCTTTCGGCTCGGTCATGGATACATTCAGGAAGGGCCTGAAGGCAACCGGCTATGACAACCTCGCCATGACCGCCCTTTCGATAACCGACCTGAGCTATCTGGCAGACATAATGGAATCGCTCAACTGCCCGTCGCGTGAGATATCCCTCGGTGTGCCTTCCATGCGTGTCGAGGGAATGACAGAAAGGATGGCCGACATCATTTCATCGGTGAAGAAGCCCGGCTTCACTCTCGCGGTAGAGGCAGCCACAGAGCGGTTGAGAACGGTCATAAACAAGGGCAATACAGAAGACGACCTTTTGCGAAGTATCGGAATTATCAAGAAGCAGGGCTGGAAGCTCATCAAACTATATTTCATGATAGGCCTGCCCACCGAGACCGATGCCGATGTAGAGGCAATCGTCAGACTTTCAAGAAAGATTGCGAACGCATTCAGGGGCGGTGTCAATGTGAGCGTTTCCACATTCATACCCAAGACATTCACACCCTTTCAGTGGGAGGCGCAGATTGATCCAGTCAGGCTTAATGAAATCCTCAGGTACTTCAAGGGCGAACTCAGGGACAGAAAGATAAGTCTCAAATGGACCGAGCCCGGGTTCTCGGTTCTGGAAGGCGTCTTTTCCAGGGGAGACAAAAGGCTTGCAGGCGTCATAGAAAAGGCATCCGGACTGGGCGCCTACCTTGACGGCTGGTCGGACACCTTCAGGAACGATGTATGGATGAAAACCTTTGATGAGGAAGGAATAGACCCGGAAGATTACCTCAGGAAAAGACCTTTGAATGAAACACAGCCGTGGGAATTCATCGATATGGGCATAAAAAGGGATTTCCTCATCCATGAAAGGGAACTCGCATACACGGCTGAGCAGAGCCCTGACTGCAGGGAGGATGCCTGCCTCGGGTGCGGGGTATGCGAAGGTGACATCAGAAACATCATCAGGGGACCTGCAGAAAAGATCGAGCTTTTCTCAGAAAAGGCACAGGGCCGGTTTCCATATGTTATAGGATTTTCAAAGATGGGGGCCCTGTCGCTCATCGGCAACAGGGACTTCATCGAGATGATGAAGCGGGCCGTGAGAAGGGCAGGACTAAGGGCTTCCTATTCCGAAGGGTTCAGTCCTGCCATGAGGCTTACCCTCCTTCCGCCCGTATCACTTGGAATAGCATCGGAAGACGAATACATGCAGCTTGATCTTGCAGACGACCTGTCGGCGGAAGAAGTTTACGCAATGCTTTCAGGCCATATGCCTGAAGGTTCAATCATGAAAACATGCGAAAAGGGCAGGCTTAAACAGGTCGCATCCTATACGTTCAGGCTTGTAAGGCCATTAAAACTCAATCTGCCGGAAGGCGCCGCAATAAGAAAGGGCGAGGCCGAGCTTGCTGTTAAAGATTATCTTGAACAGTACAATGAAACCACACTCAAAATACGCTTTGCAGGCGGGAGAACCATATCGCCTGTGCTCCTTATAGATACATTCGGGGAAGAAAAATTGCTGCCGTCGGAGATATTCAAGACAGAAACCACCTTCAGTGTGTGA
- the tilS gene encoding tRNA lysidine(34) synthetase TilS, producing the protein MLERFKKTLTELCGVRPGDGILACCSGGIDSMVLLRLMKNAALELGLKLHAVTVDHGLRCEAPGDAQFVLDTCAVLGVEASLYELKMDPEISNLEEAARIRRYEAIYECRERLGFPFIATGHTADDQAETLIYRLVRGTGIRGMAGMGHARPDGLIRPMLNITRAEVEAFARKNDIRFVTDQTNSDLTLVRNLIRKKILPLMREINPLAETAISRFASIAAVENSYIADETDRLIESALIHDWNVCRVYDAQKLKYAPEALIHRMIIKISADMQGDPRGIPATDVEQALMVIRGKSRAHTIMRRVSIKSDDKYLSFEKYPSAHLLSLSDGACPDKPRAAVYHNGVYQVNPIGKNLEIKGITDGLNVTVRFYLPGDKVQDKKVTAIFQERHIPPALRKYWPVVIMDGAIVSVAGVLDISDIKTVFPYDA; encoded by the coding sequence ATGCTTGAGAGGTTCAAAAAAACACTGACGGAACTGTGCGGTGTAAGGCCCGGCGATGGTATACTGGCGTGCTGTTCGGGCGGCATCGATTCGATGGTGCTGTTGAGATTGATGAAAAATGCGGCCTTGGAACTGGGTTTAAAACTCCATGCCGTTACGGTCGACCACGGCCTCAGATGCGAGGCGCCTGGGGATGCGCAGTTCGTGCTCGATACCTGTGCCGTCCTGGGGGTCGAGGCGAGTCTTTATGAATTGAAGATGGATCCTGAAATTTCCAACCTCGAGGAAGCTGCGCGCATCAGGCGGTATGAGGCCATATATGAATGCAGGGAAAGGCTGGGCTTTCCGTTCATTGCAACAGGACATACGGCCGATGACCAGGCCGAGACGCTTATCTACAGGCTGGTTCGCGGAACGGGTATTAGGGGCATGGCCGGTATGGGGCATGCAAGACCCGACGGTCTTATCAGGCCGATGCTTAACATAACAAGGGCCGAGGTCGAGGCTTTTGCCCGAAAGAATGATATCAGGTTTGTGACTGACCAGACGAACAGTGACCTCACTCTGGTGAGAAATCTCATACGAAAAAAAATTCTCCCCCTCATGAGGGAAATCAACCCGCTTGCCGAAACCGCAATTTCGAGATTTGCCTCGATTGCGGCTGTCGAGAACTCATATATAGCAGACGAAACAGACAGGCTTATCGAGAGCGCCCTGATTCACGACTGGAACGTGTGCCGGGTTTATGATGCTCAGAAGCTGAAATATGCGCCGGAGGCCCTCATTCACCGGATGATCATAAAGATCTCGGCTGACATGCAGGGAGACCCGCGCGGGATACCGGCAACGGATGTGGAGCAGGCTTTGATGGTAATAAGGGGAAAAAGCAGGGCGCATACGATAATGCGCAGGGTCAGCATCAAAAGTGACGATAAATACCTGTCATTTGAAAAATATCCGTCCGCTCATTTGCTGTCTTTGTCTGATGGTGCATGCCCTGACAAACCCCGGGCTGCTGTTTATCATAACGGCGTTTATCAGGTGAATCCCATAGGAAAAAATCTTGAGATCAAAGGCATTACTGACGGCCTGAATGTGACTGTAAGGTTTTATCTCCCCGGTGATAAGGTGCAGGATAAAAAGGTGACCGCAATTTTTCAGGAGAGACACATCCCCCCTGCTCTCAGAAAATACTGGCCCGTAGTGATCATGGACGGAGCTATCGTATCTGTTGCCGGTGTGCTTGATATAAGCGATATCAAAACGGTATTTCCTTATGATGCTTGA
- the mfd gene encoding transcription-repair coupling factor has protein sequence MKAGIAGMSIGTYPPSLQAMLIAEEFLALRKNILWLVESDEDMYRAKADLACFIPQNSVLCFLAPDVRPYQGDSPSKEVTAARIEVLVKLVDGGPYIVIAPINAVLPYTLPRQALKDAVMILNLRAELNREEFSMNLIRMGYTREPLVDDVGQFSMRGFVMDIFSPGMDEPVRLDMFGDMIEEIKVFSLSSQRSKKSAQTKGHPSCTVMPVSEVLLTPDNIKTARPRLRRLKGENLSALIEDIEQGVMAPGIEAYLPVFYEETATIFDYMGRDFILVGPDEEGLKTAWESFYSKYIRAYDKAADPACMLHPGDLMIAEKAFVDSATVHGHILTSITGGTSGFSWHDFRTGGAPEKAPERLAGLAAEGFTVFLTAGSSMLAEKVEYALITRGADTKRFERPLFDLHRRPGIFINENQLSSGFVLPEKWLAVIPAEEAFGVKRQRKPARRQAIVNPFTQLEVGDAVVHRDNGIGIFKGVERLTLDGITSDFVVLEYVGGDKLYLPVYRLAMIQRYVGDTDALTIDRLGGTRWFRVTEKARESARKLAAELLQIYAKRESSHGFSYDVDTEQVRAFEDDFPYDETDDQQKAIEDVYADMASSRPMDRLVCGDVGYGKTEVAMRAAFVAAMSGKQTAILVPTTLLVRQHLSNFRERFERWPLRIEALSGFATSQQNENVMKAIETGAADILIGTHTLISDNVRFKDLGLLIVDEEHRFGVKDKERIKSKRAELDILTLTATPIPRTLNMSLSGIRDLSIIETPPAERKSIDTEISRFDDEAIVNAIDRELARGGQVFFVHNIVANIDYMADYIRRICPAARIGVAHGQMPKRELEKVMEQFLDRRINVLVSSSIIGSGIDIGNANTIIINRADKFGMADLYQLRGRVGRSKLKGHALLLIPETGRVTKDARKRLSAIKEYESLGAGFQMAMRDMEIRGVGDILGHNQWGHVTAIGFELYQEMLAEAVSLLQGKTVTPGLDPEIKLGIDAYIPEDYCPEEHLRLGLYKKLATVSPEDIPGVMDELIDMYGPVPGPVRALLFIAETRGMMKRLRIRKLELAENFLKLYFSSDTVVNIHDLIDLVTEKQGRLTKEGMAGITIKDIREIHGILERLIQKTAA, from the coding sequence ATGAAGGCCGGAATAGCAGGAATGTCCATAGGCACCTACCCCCCGTCTCTTCAGGCCATGCTCATCGCAGAGGAGTTTCTGGCGCTCAGAAAAAACATACTGTGGCTTGTTGAGAGCGATGAGGATATGTACAGGGCCAAGGCCGACCTTGCGTGCTTTATTCCGCAGAACAGTGTACTCTGTTTTCTGGCCCCTGATGTCAGGCCCTATCAGGGGGACAGCCCGTCGAAAGAGGTAACTGCAGCCAGAATAGAGGTGCTTGTCAAGTTGGTTGACGGGGGTCCCTATATCGTTATCGCGCCCATCAATGCCGTGCTTCCCTACACTCTGCCCAGACAGGCCCTCAAAGATGCCGTCATGATACTGAACCTCAGGGCCGAACTGAACAGGGAGGAATTCTCCATGAACCTCATCCGCATGGGCTACACCCGTGAGCCGCTGGTTGACGATGTCGGCCAGTTCAGCATGAGAGGTTTCGTGATGGACATATTCTCACCGGGCATGGATGAGCCGGTAAGGCTCGACATGTTCGGCGACATGATAGAGGAGATAAAGGTCTTCAGCCTCTCAAGCCAGCGTTCTAAGAAGTCGGCTCAGACCAAAGGCCATCCTTCATGTACGGTTATGCCTGTCTCGGAAGTTCTTCTGACGCCGGATAACATAAAGACGGCGAGGCCCAGATTAAGAAGGCTCAAGGGTGAAAACCTCTCTGCCCTTATCGAGGATATCGAACAGGGGGTCATGGCCCCCGGCATTGAGGCCTACCTCCCTGTATTTTATGAAGAAACGGCCACCATATTCGATTACATGGGCAGGGATTTCATTCTGGTAGGCCCTGATGAAGAGGGTTTGAAGACCGCATGGGAGAGTTTCTATTCAAAATATATAAGGGCATATGACAAGGCTGCCGATCCGGCATGTATGCTTCATCCCGGGGATTTGATGATTGCCGAGAAGGCGTTTGTCGATTCCGCAACAGTACACGGGCACATCCTGACTTCGATTACGGGCGGGACCTCTGGCTTTTCATGGCATGACTTCAGAACAGGAGGCGCCCCCGAGAAAGCCCCTGAGCGTCTGGCAGGGCTGGCTGCCGAGGGATTCACCGTATTCCTTACCGCAGGGTCCTCCATGCTTGCCGAGAAAGTCGAGTATGCGCTCATCACCCGCGGCGCGGATACAAAACGGTTTGAAAGGCCTCTTTTCGACCTTCACAGGCGGCCCGGCATATTCATCAATGAAAATCAGCTCTCATCGGGCTTCGTTCTGCCTGAAAAATGGCTTGCCGTAATTCCGGCCGAAGAGGCCTTCGGCGTAAAACGGCAGAGAAAACCCGCAAGACGCCAGGCCATAGTCAATCCGTTCACCCAGCTTGAAGTGGGAGATGCGGTCGTGCACCGTGACAACGGCATCGGTATTTTCAAAGGTGTCGAAAGGCTTACCCTCGACGGCATAACCTCCGATTTTGTCGTTCTCGAGTATGTAGGGGGCGACAAGCTTTACCTGCCCGTGTACCGGCTTGCAATGATACAGCGCTATGTGGGTGATACTGACGCGCTCACAATCGACAGACTTGGCGGCACACGCTGGTTCAGGGTGACCGAAAAGGCCCGTGAATCGGCCAGGAAGCTGGCCGCCGAACTGCTTCAGATATATGCAAAACGCGAAAGCTCGCACGGGTTCTCATATGATGTGGACACCGAGCAGGTGCGCGCATTCGAAGACGACTTTCCCTATGACGAGACTGACGACCAGCAGAAGGCGATTGAGGACGTCTATGCGGATATGGCATCATCAAGGCCCATGGACAGGCTTGTATGCGGCGATGTCGGCTACGGCAAGACCGAGGTGGCCATGAGGGCGGCCTTTGTTGCGGCCATGTCGGGAAAGCAGACAGCCATACTTGTCCCGACGACACTCCTTGTACGCCAGCATCTGAGCAATTTCCGAGAACGCTTCGAGCGCTGGCCGCTTCGCATAGAGGCACTTTCCGGGTTTGCAACCTCACAGCAGAATGAAAACGTCATGAAAGCGATCGAAACGGGCGCAGCCGACATACTTATAGGCACGCACACGCTCATTTCAGATAATGTCAGGTTCAAGGACCTCGGGCTTCTTATCGTCGATGAAGAGCACCGATTCGGGGTCAAGGACAAGGAAAGGATAAAATCGAAAAGGGCCGAGCTCGATATTCTGACGCTTACGGCGACTCCCATCCCGCGCACACTCAATATGTCGCTATCGGGCATAAGAGACCTTTCCATAATCGAAACGCCGCCCGCCGAGCGAAAATCAATAGATACCGAGATTTCACGATTTGACGACGAGGCCATTGTCAACGCCATCGACCGGGAGCTTGCCAGGGGGGGGCAGGTTTTTTTCGTCCATAACATCGTGGCCAACATCGATTACATGGCCGACTATATCAGGCGCATATGTCCTGCCGCCCGTATAGGAGTGGCCCATGGCCAGATGCCGAAGAGGGAACTGGAAAAGGTCATGGAGCAGTTTCTCGACCGCAGGATAAACGTTCTGGTGTCCTCGTCCATCATAGGAAGCGGCATAGACATCGGCAATGCGAACACCATCATCATAAACCGCGCGGACAAATTCGGCATGGCCGACCTCTATCAGCTCAGGGGACGGGTCGGCCGCTCCAAGCTGAAGGGCCATGCCCTGCTGCTCATACCCGAGACCGGAAGGGTTACGAAGGACGCGCGCAAAAGGCTTTCCGCCATCAAGGAATACGAATCGCTCGGCGCAGGCTTCCAGATGGCCATGCGTGATATGGAAATAAGGGGGGTGGGCGATATACTGGGCCATAACCAGTGGGGCCATGTCACGGCAATCGGCTTCGAACTCTATCAGGAGATGCTTGCAGAAGCGGTTTCGCTTCTTCAGGGCAAGACCGTCACTCCCGGACTCGACCCGGAGATCAAGCTGGGCATCGATGCCTACATACCTGAGGATTACTGTCCGGAAGAGCACCTGAGGCTGGGGCTGTATAAGAAGCTTGCCACGGTTTCGCCGGAAGATATCCCCGGGGTCATGGACGAGCTTATAGATATGTACGGCCCTGTGCCGGGGCCTGTCAGGGCGCTGCTTTTCATAGCCGAGACAAGGGGCATGATGAAGCGCCTGAGAATAAGGAAACTCGAGCTTGCCGAGAACTTTTTGAAGCTGTACTTTAGCAGTGATACTGTGGTAAACATCCATGACCTGATAGATTTAGTCACTGAGAAACAGGGCAGACTTACAAAAGAAGGCATGGCCGGAATAACAATTAAGGACATACGGGAGATTCATGGAATACTCGAAAGGCTCATTCAAAAAACTGCTGCTTAG
- a CDS encoding peptidyl-prolyl cis-trans isomerase, giving the protein MEYSKGSFKKLLLSLVILACIVLMRSVTVHADTIDGIVAVVDKQLIMRSDLNRRLLLVGISPNNEVRSRQILELMIEEVVVQKTYEKYGMAPINKKQVQELAEANKISEDTARIMMMRKALMDTMVTSRVVVTPQMIRDEFKNNPEYSGKPSLELKQIAIKDNKEKADKAEAEIKAGAPFDDVALEYSDILTDGKCNLGWMPLDALDSVAAKALENSKVGDVSPPLKINDYWCIFMVTGRDVVGARNFEEAKDQIAADLTEKAREDAFEHWLKQIMSEYFIGIYM; this is encoded by the coding sequence ATGGAATACTCGAAAGGCTCATTCAAAAAACTGCTGCTTAGTCTGGTGATTTTAGCGTGTATTGTTTTAATGCGCTCCGTCACAGTCCATGCGGATACTATCGACGGTATCGTTGCAGTTGTCGACAAGCAGCTGATCATGCGTTCCGATCTGAACAGGAGGCTTTTGCTCGTGGGCATCAGCCCGAATAACGAGGTCCGCTCGCGCCAGATACTTGAACTGATGATAGAAGAAGTCGTTGTGCAGAAGACCTACGAAAAATACGGCATGGCCCCTATAAACAAGAAGCAGGTCCAGGAACTGGCTGAGGCGAACAAGATCAGCGAAGATACCGCCAGGATAATGATGATGAGAAAAGCCCTCATGGACACTATGGTTACGTCGAGGGTCGTTGTTACACCCCAGATGATCAGGGATGAATTCAAAAATAATCCCGAATATTCCGGAAAACCGTCTCTTGAACTGAAGCAGATCGCCATAAAGGATAACAAGGAAAAGGCGGACAAGGCCGAGGCCGAAATAAAAGCGGGCGCGCCGTTTGACGATGTGGCCCTCGAGTATTCCGATATCCTGACAGACGGGAAATGCAACCTGGGCTGGATGCCTCTGGACGCTCTCGATTCGGTTGCGGCCAAGGCGCTTGAAAACTCAAAGGTGGGAGACGTCTCGCCCCCTTTGAAGATCAACGACTACTGGTGCATTTTCATGGTTACCGGCCGCGACGTTGTGGGTGCGAGAAATTTTGAAGAAGCGAAAGACCAGATTGCGGCGGACCTGACGGAAAAGGCCAGGGAAGACGCATTCGAACACTGGCTCAAACAGATCATGAGCGAATACTTTATCGGGATTTACATGTAA
- the uvrA gene encoding excinuclease ABC subunit UvrA, whose protein sequence is MKDFIEIRGAAEHNLKGFDLNIPRNRLVVITGVSGSGKSSLAFDTLYAEGQRRYVESLSAYARQFLEQMPKPNVESIDGLSPAIAIEQKNTSNNPRSTVGTVTEIHDYLRLLFARIGSPHCWICGRPIASMTVGQMADAIMQKDGARMILYAPVVTGRKGEYAKQIDNLAKDGFTRVRIDGVTYDIEETPKLDKNKKHTIDVVIDRLVIKEDVRQRLTESIETALKLSGGILLAEEKDKGETLLSGNFSCPVCNVSYPEISPRMFSFNNPHGACPECMGLGAMLEVDPELVVPNPSLSILEGAIEPWGVPPGKWYTRALKRLARDAGIDPRTPFNMLTKTEQDMMLNGNHRHEGVIPNILRRMKDTETGEIQEHIHRYLSYRTCPACGGSRLRKESMSVLVSGRNIHEISLMSVDELIVFFDNLMLSDKDAHIAARLIKEIRARLGFLTSVGIGYLSLERQAGTLSSGEAQRIRLATQIGSALTGVMYILDEPSIGLHQRDNERLINTLKHLRDLGNTVIVVEHDEETILEADHVIDLGPGAGELGGYIVCEGAPSDLKECPDSLTGKYITGKLTIHVPDERRKPSKGFLKINGASTNNLNNVNVDIPLGVFTCITGVSGSGKSSLIIDTLCPYLEASLSRSKLSRFKVKNITGAELIDKVINIDQAPIGRTPRSNPATYTGLFTFIRELFTLLPEARMRGYQAGRFSFNVKGGRCEACHGEGLIKIEMHFLPDVYVVCDQCGGKRFNDETLSIKYKGKNISDVLNMTVHEAYLFFDAIPKVKRKLQTLMDVGMDYIRLGQSATTLSGGEAQRTKLSRELSKRSTGSTVYILDEPTTGLHFDDINKLLKVLHRLTGEGNTVIVIEHNMDVIKSADYIIDLGPEGGQNGGRIIGAGTPEEIVKIKNSHTGRFLKHYLERGY, encoded by the coding sequence ATGAAAGACTTCATAGAAATCAGGGGTGCGGCCGAGCATAACCTTAAAGGCTTTGACCTCAACATTCCCAGGAACAGGCTTGTTGTAATCACGGGCGTATCCGGCTCTGGTAAAAGCTCGCTCGCATTCGACACTCTTTATGCCGAGGGCCAGCGCCGCTATGTCGAATCATTGAGCGCCTATGCAAGGCAGTTCCTCGAGCAGATGCCAAAGCCTAACGTGGAATCCATCGACGGCCTTTCTCCTGCAATTGCAATCGAGCAGAAAAACACTTCCAACAACCCGCGCTCGACAGTCGGGACCGTAACCGAGATACACGATTACCTGAGGCTCCTCTTCGCCCGTATCGGCTCGCCCCATTGCTGGATATGCGGCCGGCCGATCGCGTCCATGACCGTGGGCCAGATGGCGGATGCCATCATGCAGAAGGACGGCGCCCGCATGATCCTTTACGCGCCTGTCGTCACCGGCCGCAAGGGTGAGTACGCAAAGCAGATCGATAACCTGGCAAAGGACGGCTTCACCCGCGTACGCATAGACGGTGTCACCTATGACATCGAAGAGACGCCCAAACTCGACAAGAACAAAAAGCATACAATCGATGTCGTCATTGACAGGCTTGTCATAAAAGAGGACGTCAGACAGCGTCTGACCGAGTCCATCGAGACCGCGCTCAAGCTCTCCGGCGGTATCCTCCTGGCCGAAGAAAAGGACAAAGGCGAGACGCTTTTATCAGGCAACTTCAGCTGTCCTGTGTGCAACGTAAGCTACCCGGAGATAAGCCCGCGCATGTTCAGCTTCAACAACCCGCACGGCGCATGTCCTGAGTGCATGGGCCTGGGCGCCATGCTCGAGGTCGACCCCGAACTCGTGGTGCCAAACCCCTCTCTCTCCATACTGGAAGGTGCAATAGAACCCTGGGGCGTGCCGCCCGGAAAATGGTACACGAGGGCGCTTAAAAGGCTCGCACGCGACGCCGGGATAGACCCGAGGACGCCTTTTAACATGCTCACAAAAACCGAGCAGGACATGATGCTTAACGGCAACCACCGCCATGAAGGCGTCATCCCGAATATCCTGAGGCGCATGAAAGACACCGAGACCGGCGAGATTCAGGAGCATATCCACCGCTACCTCTCATACAGGACTTGCCCGGCATGCGGCGGCTCGCGCCTGAGGAAGGAATCCATGAGCGTGCTTGTGAGCGGCAGGAACATCCACGAGATCTCGCTCATGAGCGTGGATGAGCTGATAGTCTTCTTCGACAACCTCATGCTTTCCGATAAGGACGCGCACATTGCGGCCCGGCTGATTAAGGAAATACGCGCAAGGCTGGGCTTCCTTACCTCGGTGGGAATCGGCTACCTGAGCCTCGAGCGCCAGGCAGGCACGCTCTCGTCAGGCGAGGCCCAGCGCATAAGGCTCGCCACGCAGATAGGCTCGGCTCTCACCGGCGTCATGTACATACTCGACGAACCGTCAATCGGCCTTCACCAGCGGGACAACGAAAGGCTCATCAACACGCTCAAACACCTGCGCGATCTCGGCAACACGGTAATCGTTGTCGAGCACGACGAGGAAACCATACTTGAAGCCGATCACGTTATCGACCTCGGGCCCGGCGCAGGTGAACTCGGCGGGTATATAGTCTGCGAAGGCGCGCCCTCTGACCTGAAGGAATGCCCCGATTCCCTTACCGGCAAATATATCACCGGCAAGCTCACCATCCATGTCCCGGACGAGCGCAGAAAGCCCTCCAAGGGTTTCCTCAAGATAAACGGGGCTTCCACTAACAACCTCAATAACGTAAACGTCGATATCCCGCTTGGCGTCTTCACCTGCATCACAGGCGTCTCGGGCTCGGGCAAATCAAGCCTTATAATAGACACGCTATGCCCGTACCTTGAGGCCTCGCTCTCCCGCTCGAAACTGAGCCGGTTCAAGGTCAAAAACATAACGGGTGCTGAGCTGATAGATAAGGTCATAAACATCGACCAGGCACCTATCGGCAGGACACCGCGTTCCAACCCGGCAACATATACCGGTCTCTTCACCTTCATACGTGAACTCTTTACGCTCCTGCCGGAAGCGCGTATGCGTGGCTACCAGGCCGGCCGATTCAGCTTCAACGTCAAGGGCGGCAGGTGCGAGGCCTGCCACGGGGAAGGTCTAATCAAGATAGAAATGCACTTCCTTCCCGATGTCTATGTCGTATGCGACCAGTGCGGCGGCAAACGCTTCAACGACGAGACACTTTCGATAAAATACAAAGGCAAAAACATCAGCGATGTACTCAATATGACCGTGCACGAGGCATACCTGTTTTTCGACGCCATCCCCAAAGTCAAACGCAAGCTCCAGACACTTATGGACGTCGGTATGGACTACATAAGGCTCGGCCAGAGCGCGACAACGCTCTCAGGCGGCGAGGCCCAACGCACCAAACTCTCACGCGAACTCTCCAAACGCTCTACCGGAAGCACGGTCTATATACTGGACGAACCCACCACAGGTCTGCACTTCGACGACATCAACAAACTCCTCAAGGTGCTCCACCGACTGACCGGCGAAGGCAATACCGTGATCGTGATCGAGCACAACATGGATGTAATCAAGTCGGCCGACTATATCATCGATCTGGGCCCCGAAGGCGGCCAGAACGGGGGCAGAATAATCGGCGCAGGCACGCCGGAAGAGATAGTAAAGATAAAGAACTCGCATACCGGGCGGTTTCTAAAGCATTATCTCGAACGCGGTTACTAA